A window of the Branchiibius hedensis genome harbors these coding sequences:
- a CDS encoding S53 family peptidase gives MNRRRIATVTLVATTAAMLPAAASIAADTGSGSSVLVGSGRVITGSQSTLLRHGDAAGATTMSLSLLVALPNQAQAQALAAKGVVLSPAEYTRRFGASQAAVDKASAWARANGYRVTYVSRDSGQVFVTSSVAKVNKSLSLRMQRATLGAVSGLAPNTDPTIANSSGVIAVAGLSTLDKKEPLNARGLNTARAAVGAPRASFKVTPKANGATDGSTQCAYYWGDHLYPRAKKYSAMSNALCGYIPQDLQKIYGSAGVAAQKPTLGILLWGNDKTMLAQTNAYMKDAGFPQLAAANYKVFSSGKKVPNECDPKGVNVEQALDVQSTHAIAPNATIHYYDAGSCLDAPLTATLQKMVTAHQVSTISMSFGAGSDRGETAASKAAWDRPLLQASLTGISTFASSGDQGNNSTLPISDTKVQGYAGVGLPASSNYTTAVGGTAIGLTAKGVQAVAAGWENRVFRQTNTNTTTSIKDVTFTANFLPISGAGGGQSATYAQPSWQKGKVGGYTRRAVPDVSALADPGTGYTVRFTDMTNGNQPVYASIGGTSLASPIVAALVGQAKKKNNAKVGLAAPVFYKLAGTSAIKDINFPNKSGVFYNAHNDAGQVVPNQGYVVGLDAKPENLVSAPRWDNVTGVGTPNGAAFFAAFK, from the coding sequence ATGAATCGCCGCCGGATAGCAACCGTCACCCTGGTTGCCACCACCGCAGCAATGTTGCCCGCCGCCGCATCAATCGCGGCCGACACCGGGAGCGGCTCGTCGGTCCTGGTCGGCTCAGGACGGGTCATCACCGGCTCGCAGTCGACGCTGCTGCGCCACGGCGACGCTGCGGGCGCCACGACGATGTCGCTGAGTCTGTTGGTGGCGCTGCCGAACCAGGCCCAGGCCCAGGCGCTTGCCGCCAAGGGAGTCGTCCTGAGCCCGGCGGAGTACACCCGCCGGTTCGGTGCCAGCCAGGCGGCGGTCGACAAGGCCAGTGCGTGGGCGCGGGCCAACGGCTACCGGGTGACCTACGTCAGCCGCGACTCCGGTCAGGTCTTCGTGACCAGCAGTGTCGCCAAGGTCAACAAATCGCTGTCCCTACGGATGCAGCGAGCCACCCTCGGTGCCGTCTCCGGTTTGGCGCCGAACACCGACCCGACGATCGCCAACTCCAGCGGTGTCATCGCGGTGGCCGGCCTGAGCACGCTGGACAAGAAGGAGCCGCTGAACGCGCGCGGCCTGAACACCGCTCGGGCGGCGGTGGGCGCACCCAGGGCCAGCTTCAAGGTGACCCCGAAGGCCAACGGTGCAACCGACGGAAGCACCCAGTGCGCCTACTACTGGGGCGACCACCTCTACCCCAGGGCCAAGAAGTACAGCGCGATGTCCAACGCCCTGTGCGGTTACATCCCGCAGGACCTGCAGAAGATCTACGGCAGCGCCGGGGTCGCCGCGCAGAAGCCGACGCTCGGCATCCTGCTGTGGGGCAATGACAAGACCATGCTGGCGCAGACGAACGCCTACATGAAGGACGCCGGCTTCCCGCAGCTGGCCGCCGCCAATTACAAGGTGTTCAGCTCGGGCAAGAAGGTCCCGAACGAGTGCGATCCCAAGGGTGTCAACGTCGAGCAGGCCCTGGACGTGCAGTCCACGCACGCGATCGCACCGAACGCGACGATCCACTACTACGACGCGGGCTCGTGCCTGGACGCTCCGTTGACCGCGACGTTGCAGAAGATGGTGACGGCTCACCAGGTCAGCACGATCTCGATGTCGTTCGGAGCCGGCAGTGACCGCGGCGAGACGGCGGCGAGCAAAGCCGCCTGGGACCGTCCGCTGCTGCAAGCATCCCTGACGGGCATCAGCACCTTCGCGTCCTCGGGAGACCAGGGCAACAACAGCACGCTGCCGATCAGCGACACCAAGGTGCAGGGTTACGCGGGCGTCGGGCTGCCGGCGTCCAGCAACTACACGACCGCGGTCGGCGGTACGGCGATCGGCCTGACCGCCAAGGGTGTTCAGGCCGTGGCCGCTGGCTGGGAGAACCGGGTGTTCCGCCAGACGAACACCAACACCACCACCAGCATCAAGGACGTCACCTTCACCGCGAACTTCCTGCCGATCTCCGGTGCCGGCGGTGGGCAGAGCGCGACGTACGCGCAGCCGTCCTGGCAGAAGGGCAAGGTCGGCGGTTACACCCGGCGCGCCGTACCCGACGTCTCGGCGCTCGCTGACCCGGGCACGGGGTACACCGTCCGGTTCACCGACATGACCAACGGCAACCAGCCGGTCTACGCCAGCATCGGCGGCACCAGCCTCGCCTCGCCGATCGTGGCGGCGCTGGTCGGACAGGCCAAGAAGAAGAACAACGCCAAGGTCGGCTTGGCCGCGCCCGTCTTCTACAAATTGGCCGGCACCTCCGCGATCAAGGACATCAACTTCCCGAACAAGTCGGGTGTCTTCTACAACGCGCACAACGATGCGGGGCAGGTCGTCCCGAACCAGGGCTACGTCGTCGGTCTGGACGCCAAGCCGGAGAACCTGGTCAGTGCGCCGCGCTGGGACAACGTGACCGGTGTCGGAACGCCCAACGGTGCCGCCTTCTTCGCGGCCTTCAAGTGA